CATTCAATAACATCACTGGCAACCTTAAATGAAGCCCAGTGAACTGCCTTAAGAGGAACTGAAAGAAGGAATCGGCCAAGTCTAAATGCATCACTGATCAATTTCATTCTACCTGTATGGAAGAAAACTTCAATTAGTTgcttttataaatttttaatctaaGTGTTGCATTACATATTCTATGCTACCTCATGAATTACAATTGCAAACAGAGTGCTGGGATATGAATCACTTAAGTTAAGTTTTAAATTTGGCACTCAAAGTGTTGACATCAGTTGTCAAACATCAGTTGCCCGACGGAGAACTTGGTTATATTCTTATCAATATTTCCATTACATCTGCTTTAGTAATAAGAAACACAAGTAGAGAGTTTGCAGTGAACGATCTATTGTAAGTAAAGCTGTTATGAAATATCGTGTTTTTATATACTCACGCTTGcatgttattgttattttcgtCTACACAAGTCGCAACGAGGCCGTGTCGCGATGTCGAAAACTAATATTAATTCTTTGATAGTAatttgacagtttttttttatgatcccatatttaaatttaaaatttaaaatcaatttttaaggCAACAAATACGTCAAAAACGTCAatgtaaaatgaattaatattcTTGTGGACAATCATATGCACTCGGCAGCGCAGCATTTGCCGATTAAGCCACTCCCCCTTTTTGGCATAACAATaacatacaaaataaacaaaagtgaaaatttcTTGTCAACTTGCCAGCTGATTAAAATGATAATAGAAATGTATACCGAATCACACTTTCGTGAAGTAATATATGACTTTGATATGTTTTCAAAGTCGTATTTCAGAGCTGTTAAGTCGTTCGCCTTATCTATACAACCAATCGTACTTTGTACTTGTGTCGCAAATAAGTGTATGTATTAAAGACGCTGatgttcttttcctttcttttttatacgTAATCTGtagaaattttcaaacaatagGGTCATTTACACACGCGATATGATCCTGGCAATAAGGATCAAAACATCTACAGTTATAAGAGCATTGCACTGTCTACTTTTGGTGtgaaacaaaatggaaaaatggtTAGGACCCTGTCTGTTGCTTTGCATTTTTGGGTTTCTGAAAGAGTTGCGTCCCTCAGAGCCATTTGTGACTGAGTTTCTAGTTGGaacttggaaaaattttaCAGTCGAAGAGGTAATTGGATTATtgcatcattatttatttttacttgattATTCTGGTTaagttttatatattttacatGTGTTAATTTAGGTTATGCAGGACATCTACCCTGTGTGGACgtattcttatttatttcttttgtttgtggtCTTCCTTGTAACTGACCTCTTATTGTATAAACCAGTTGTGGTTTTTGAAGGAATCTCTTTAGTCCTAACATGGTGCCTACTGATATGGGGCCAAGGCATCCGTGCTATGCAAGTATTTCAATGAAGACCCCTTAAAAATAGTGATTTTACTTTAACTacttaaatattttgtcttcAAAGGCAGTGGAATTCATGTATGCTGCATCTACAGCCAGCAAAGTAGCGTACAGTACCTATATCTATACTCAAGTGcctgttgaaaaatttcaaatagtgACAGCATATACAAAAGCTGCTCTGCTGGCTGGCCGTTGCATTGCCGGGATATTAGGACAAATTCTCGTTGCTACTGATACGTGTGACTACCTTGATTTGAACTACATCTCCCTTGGTTTTGTATCATTCTCTACTTTGTTTGCTTGCCTTCTTCCAAGTGTGTCTCGCTCGATCTACTTCCACCGTGGCAAAGTACAAGAGAGTAGTACAAATAATCAGTTATTGGTCCAGTTAGAGACACCAAAAGAGCTGCACAGCCATCACGACGAAGTCCAATGCTCGAAGAATTTAATTCAAACTTTATCTTCTGTGGATGAttcaagcgaaaataaaaaatccacgAAATCGGTGCTCCGTCTACTTTGGAAAGATTTTACCACAGCTTTTTCAGATAACTACACACTGAAGTGGTCTTTGTGGTGGGCATTTGCAACTTGCGGATTCTTTCAGGTCGTAAATTACATTCAGCCACTTTGGGAAGCTCTAGAACCTGATTCGGAAAATGTGTACAACGGTGGCGTCGAAGCTTTACATGCACTTTTAGGTAATACGCAAATATCACTTCAAACTGAACTTGTACGAAACGtttaagctttttttaaaaaggtgcCCTGACTACTTTAGCGGTTGGATATCTTTCTATTGACTGGTCTGTGTACGGAGAACCTACGATTGCGGTGATTTCATTATTCGAAGGCGTGATGCTGTTCGTGGCGGGCAATACTGATGTAGTTTGGGTAACTTATACCACATACATCGCATTCTGCTTATCTTACAGAATCCTTATTACCATCGCTAGGTATAtcgattttctctttatttgattatcgATTGACTTGTAAAAATCaatctgctttttttttagttctgaAGTTGCGAAGGGGTTAAAACGCGAAAGTTACGGCTTCATTTTTGGATTCAACACCTTTTTGGCCTTACTTTTTCAATCTATTCTCACTCTCTGCGTTACAGACGGTGTTGGTTTGGCACTTGATCCACAAACACAGGCATCTATAAAACGGGATTGggttttttgttatctttggATATTAACGTACGTTTTTATGATAGTTCAAGATATATGGTGGATTTTTTGGCGTGCTGGGGGCGATTTTTTCGGCTATGGCGGCGTATAGTATCTTCCAGCATCGATCGCGAGTATGTGTTTCGAAGACAATTTGCGCTCGACATGTTCCATGCGATTCTCCCACAAGGAACGACAGTTCAAACTCGAAGGTGTAAAATTTACTTCATTTGCTACTacccagataggaatttttgtcccaaggcgggaccaaagccgtgcggctggtgcggtgggcacaggggaatctctaAGATGTCCCATTGCGAGCCCTTATTTGGATACGTtactcatttttcatcttgtcggatacgtcattttttactccctctcgtagaagtctctgatgcgtcccgtttttattttttggctccttctcgacacttagaaaatttcggagaaactgtctttgtcttttcgcggcaaagtttgattctaaaatctTATCATTACCTTTATCTTCGACATTATATACATGAATTCGTGGCCCATCTGTATAGTACTGGCTTCTCATCAcgacgatccgggttcgatccccggtTCAGGTTgcatatttcttcaacaatgCTGTTAGTACGCTGTCGATTTATGTAGTGTTTCCGGTAACACTTTGCATACTTTGACAAATAAACTTGTCGTCCGGATATCCGGTTCAGCGTTCGTGAAAAGATGTCGGCACAACAAACACtcataacaaaaagaagaggaaagaaaaaaggaacgaaattcagagtccagaaaaagatttattattaatgacatcttgagatcctttttccgtcccaagtacgtcttaagtccatccaatgggacgggataaggaccgctatgagatctcggcgaagcggacattggccatacgtaaaagacgtccttggaatgtaaacttgggaatctgctatgtgccaagtacatctcagacgtctcaaagtgacgtaTTTTGGACGTCTATGGGACTGCAGTGTGCTATCTGGGTAAACATGTTGAACGGCGGACCGCAATCGCAAACATTTATGGATTTATAGACATGTAATTCGTTTGGACATAACTAGAAgtaattttaaacttaaaacatttaatgaaATATGTTATGACTCACCAGTGAAAGCGATCACTCGTCTGCCTCAGTGACACTTTAGGAATACCTCTCTTCAAATAAGAGTATTTAGTTGAACAGTTGACAGTACACACTACACACAAAAGTAATGATGACAATCTCAAGGTCAAAATCCAAACGCTATTTCTTTATGATCTTGTGAACTTTGTAGCCGACATAGCGTTGATAAAAAAGTCTAGTCGTCCTACAATAAACATACGCGATGGACCTCGAGAGGGCGGAAACCTCAAGTACTTTTGTCACGCAACAGCAATCGTATGATAAAATCCGATTTAAGACTTAAAAAAACGGGAGATGAACACGTAATAGTGCAACTTGGACAATGCCTTTAGACAGTGCAAAAATAAGTACAGCTTTGTTTACCCTGTACTAGTTTAACTCGACGGGACCGTTATCGGCAATTATTTTCGCTAGATCAGCATTTCAACAAGTACATTAGAGAGTGGCCTTGTTATCGTTTATCCTATCTATCTCGCTGTAAGGCCAGCTTAGTGAGTGAGTAACTAACTAGATTGACCGAAATCGCTGAGATTAACACATCATTAAAAAACCACttccaactatttttttttaatgtgtattttgaattttttgtaataaatttgtaataacAAATTTCCTCtatcaaaaatttatttgattaaatttggCGCCATCCTTTAAATCGACTATAAACCTGGCAACGTCAGGTGAATATTTCCCAAcctcttttcctttgaaaaaagGGGACCACCAGAGGCCAACAGGCAAAAACAGACGCTTTTGACACACCACGCAGGTACGAAGGGTGGGGCATGAGCCTAATATTAGtgatgttttaattttccGTCAAGTGGTTTGATTGCCTCAGATTGATTGGGCTATTTGtgttgttaaaaataaaatcaaagtttaTGAAATGAGGGCAATCTTGGTTATCATTTCATTGTGTTCCTTCTCCTATGCAGGTGAGTCGAATTTGCAATCATGATGTGGTTGATGTAGAACCAGTTGTTATATTGttcagatttttaatttataaattatttatccATAGATGTTTGTATCTATCCATTAATCAACGAACAAACAAGAATCACAGCCACTTCATCTATGCCTGGTAGAGGTCCAGAGAATGCTAGATTACTGGGTACgtgtttttgaaaatcaattcacTGTCTTACTAATCTCTAGAGGTGTTGGTTTCAGGTGCCTGGGCTTTATAGTACGCTTTGGGGTCTTGCTACTCACACTCTtgcttcttgtttctttttaatgaaatatttatttctaggACTCTTTTAAATGCTGAGAATGAGCAAAAGTGAGGTCCGCTGGGCCTTAAACATTGCCAAATGGAGGCCCTGTGGTGTTGAGTGGTCAAATGCATTGAGTCTCatccaagaaaaagaacaagaacgAATATGCAGATTCACCTTTAAGAGGGATGCCAAAGCCTCCTTGGTTGGTCGTCTTATGTTACACAAGCTCATCCGTGAAACCCTGAAAATTCCCAATGAAGAGATTCACTTTGAAAGGACAGAGAAAGGGAAACCCTTTCTACCCAAGTTAGCCCTGCCTTTTCACTTTAACGTATCACATCAAGGTGCCTACACTGTTGTTGCGGCTTCGTCTTCCACTGAGTTGTTGGGGGTAGATGTCATGCGTATCGATGTCGAAAGGTTTGAGGAAGAAGCCAAACtacaggattttttttacacgaTGAGACGCCAGTTCACCAGCCGAGAGTGGACGAATATCCGTAATGGAGACCGGAAGGAACAACTAAAAAACTTCTATCGACATTGGTGCTTGAAAGAAAGTTATGTCAAAGCCGTAGGGGTTGGCATTGGTATGAACTTGTTAAGTCTCGACTTCAATGTCACCCAACCTTTGACCGGCATTGTCACCTCCACTTTACTTGAAATCAATGGAAAACCTGAAGATTCTTGGAAGTTCGAAGAGCAGCTTTTAGATGAAGAACATTGCGTGTGTGTTGCTCTCAAATCAGCCAATAGTGCCCCTCTACCGTTCGAGTTTGTCAAAATAGATGATTTGCTACTGCCTTGCCCAGAATTGCCCACCCATAAACAATGGGCAGCAGATTTCGATGCGAAGGAAGAGGAACCTCAGATTTGGCGATGATTCCCTCACGccccttcatttttattttattctctaTCTGGTGGAGGCCTATTCTTCTGTAGTTGCTTTTTTCCTATACTAACCCAATAAATAAAGTGTCAAGAAAAGAATGTGGAATTGACTTATCAAGATGACTCAATTAGGCGGAAGTGCATGGACGGCGAAAAATCAAGACTTCAGCCAGTATCTTACACTGGATCTAGGAGATATCATGAACGTGACTGGCATAGCTACGCAAGGTCGTAATTCCCCCAAAGAGTTTGTGATGGAATATGGCATCAGCTACGGCTCTAACGGGCTTGACTACGCAGACTACCGTGAAGTGGACGGCAGTACAAAGGTATCCCACCCCTTCAACTATGTGTTTGTGACTAATGcacttgacattttttttttaggttctACGGATTCATCATTCACTAAATAATCTTCGGTTTTCGAGTTGTTTTTAATccgacagttttttttttaaatcataggTTCATCAGCTTGGCAAGCGGccattaataattattatcaaTCCATAACGGTGCAGCTGGATGGTAGATACAATATATGCGCAGTAGCCACGAAAGGCAGACAAGGGTCTTCCGAATTTGTCTCTGAATACTACGTCTTATCGTCGGAAGACGGATATACTTGGTCAACTTACCAGTCAGATTACGGACAAGATCAGGTCCAGCTTAGCAGTccattatttgtgtatttttttttttcgatttggtttttgaaaatctttagTTACTTATTATtgccttaattttttttagttacaaCCCGACATTATTAGATAGATTCTGCAACCAGTACCAGCATTATTCATCTCGTCTGACCTTGTTTATTTCTCCGTGTTTGCTTGCGTTATATTTTATCTGTTGTTGTATTCTTCTGACATCACGaaactaactttttttcttatactaTTCTAGATGTTCAAAGGTAACACGGACGGAGATGGGATCCGGAGAAACCGTTTCGAAACGCCCATCGTCGCACAGTACATCCGCATAAATCCAACAAGATGGAACGATCGTATTTCCATGAGGGTGGAACTTTATGGCTGCCCTTATGTTGCTGACGTACTTTACTTTAACGGCACGGCTCTTCTCACGCGCAATTTGGAAAATGACCCCATCACGTCACGGAGAGACAGCATTCAACTTCGCTTCCGTACCAATCGAGCTGATGGAGTTCTTATTTACAGTCGTGGTAGCCAAGGCGATATTTTTGCCTTACAGCTGGTTAACAATAGAATGCTACTAAACATCGACCTGGGCGC
This window of the Daphnia pulex isolate KAP4 chromosome 5, ASM2113471v1 genome carries:
- the LOC124195109 gene encoding thiamine transporter 1-like isoform X1 — encoded protein: MEKWLGPCLLLCIFGFLKELRPSEPFVTEFLVGTWKNFTVEEVMQDIYPVWTYSYLFLLFVVFLVTDLLLYKPVVVFEGISLVLTWCLLIWGQGIRAMQAVEFMYAASTASKVAYSTYIYTQVPVEKFQIVTAYTKAALLAGRCIAGILGQILVATDTCDYLDLNYISLGFVSFSTLFACLLPSVSRSIYFHRGKVQESSTNNQLLVQLETPKELHSHHDEVQCSKNLIQTLSSVDDSSENKKSTKSVLRLLWKDFTTAFSDNYTLKWSLWWAFATCGFFQVVNYIQPLWEALEPDSENVYNGGVEALHALLGALTTLAVGYLSIDWSVYGEPTIAVISLFEGVMLFVAGNTDVVWVTYTTYIAFCLSYRILITIASSEVAKGLKRESYGFIFGFNTFLALLFQSILTLCVTDGVGLALDPQTQFKIYGGFFGVLGAIFSAMAAYSIFQHRSRVCVSKTICARHVPCDSPTRNDSSNSKV
- the LOC124195109 gene encoding thiamine transporter 1-like isoform X2 is translated as MVPTDMGPRHPCYAVEFMYAASTASKVAYSTYIYTQVPVEKFQIVTAYTKAALLAGRCIAGILGQILVATDTCDYLDLNYISLGFVSFSTLFACLLPSVSRSIYFHRGKVQESSTNNQLLVQLETPKELHSHHDEVQCSKNLIQTLSSVDDSSENKKSTKSVLRLLWKDFTTAFSDNYTLKWSLWWAFATCGFFQVVNYIQPLWEALEPDSENVYNGGVEALHALLGALTTLAVGYLSIDWSVYGEPTIAVISLFEGVMLFVAGNTDVVWVTYTTYIAFCLSYRILITIASSEVAKGLKRESYGFIFGFNTFLALLFQSILTLCVTDGVGLALDPQTQFKIYGGFFGVLGAIFSAMAAYSIFQHRSRVCVSKTICARHVPCDSPTRNDSSNSKV